Proteins encoded by one window of Akkermansia muciniphila ATCC BAA-835:
- the feoB gene encoding ferrous iron transport protein B, which produces MSNITIALAGNPNCGKTTLFNALTGANQYVGNWPGVTVEKKEGRLKGHKNIIIEDLPGIYSLSPYTLEEVVSRNYLVTDHPSLILNLVDGSNLERNLYLTTQLCELGVPVIIALNMMDIVRKRGDRIDTEKLARNLGCQVLEISALKGTGIRELIDAVVTTTASDDARTPQAVHFPDHLEKAIGEIGEIITGKCLDQQKKWFAVKVFERDQKVADQLALNPEEQSRINGIIETMEREMDDDSESIITNERYNSISRIIKDAVVKASPGSLTGSDRIDRIITNRWLGLPIFAVVMWAVYYISIQTIGAWGTDWANDTFFGEWVPEWVGSLLENAGCAPWLESLIQDGVIAGVGAVLGFLPQMAVLFLCLGILEDCGYMARVAFIMDRIFRKFGLSGKSFIPMLVSMGCGVPGVMATRTIENEKDRRMTIMTTTFIPCGAKTPIIALIAGAFFPENSWVAPGAYFIGVGAIILSGLILKKTAMFAGDPTPFVMELPIYHIPAWKNVIIHAWDRCKAFVQKAGTVIFVSSALIWFLSSYNWKVDSVEQNDSMLASIGNVAAPVFQPLGWGEWKPTMATITGLIAKENVVGTFGVLYADGSSGEDEAEKTEDSPETQEMSPAGRELQASLEEGSGESAAEAEEEEDEDAEIRETGDRLVQAGAFTFLSAFSFMIFNLLCAPCFAAMGAIRREMNSAKWTFFAIGYMCALAYCLAFLIYQLGAWLYAEASFGIGQGIALLLLLGFVYLVAKKPYTASK; this is translated from the coding sequence ATGAGCAACATTACCATCGCCCTGGCGGGCAACCCCAACTGCGGGAAAACCACGCTCTTTAACGCCCTGACAGGCGCCAACCAATACGTCGGGAACTGGCCCGGCGTCACCGTGGAAAAAAAGGAAGGCCGCCTGAAAGGCCATAAAAATATCATCATTGAAGACCTTCCGGGCATTTATTCCCTTTCCCCCTATACCCTGGAGGAAGTCGTCAGCCGGAATTACCTAGTCACGGACCATCCCTCCCTCATCCTGAACCTGGTTGACGGCAGCAACCTGGAACGCAATCTTTACCTCACCACCCAGCTTTGCGAACTGGGCGTTCCCGTCATTATAGCGCTGAACATGATGGACATTGTCCGGAAGCGCGGCGACAGGATCGACACGGAAAAACTTGCACGCAACCTCGGTTGCCAGGTGCTGGAAATCAGCGCTCTCAAGGGGACCGGCATCCGTGAACTGATAGACGCCGTAGTAACGACGACTGCGTCGGACGACGCCCGGACCCCGCAGGCCGTCCACTTTCCGGACCATCTGGAAAAAGCCATCGGAGAAATTGGGGAAATCATCACCGGAAAATGCCTGGATCAGCAGAAAAAATGGTTTGCCGTTAAAGTTTTCGAAAGAGACCAGAAAGTCGCGGACCAGCTCGCGCTCAATCCCGAGGAACAATCCCGCATCAACGGGATTATTGAAACCATGGAACGGGAAATGGATGACGACAGTGAATCCATTATCACCAATGAACGCTATAATTCCATTTCCCGCATCATCAAAGACGCCGTCGTTAAAGCCAGCCCCGGCAGCCTGACGGGCAGCGACAGGATTGATCGCATCATCACCAACCGCTGGCTGGGCCTCCCCATTTTTGCCGTCGTCATGTGGGCTGTATATTACATCTCCATTCAGACGATAGGCGCATGGGGCACAGACTGGGCCAATGATACTTTCTTCGGGGAATGGGTTCCGGAATGGGTAGGAAGCCTGCTGGAAAACGCCGGCTGCGCCCCATGGCTGGAAAGCCTGATCCAGGACGGCGTGATTGCCGGCGTGGGAGCCGTTCTGGGCTTCCTCCCGCAAATGGCGGTTCTGTTCCTGTGCCTGGGCATATTGGAGGATTGCGGCTACATGGCCCGCGTAGCGTTCATCATGGACCGCATTTTCCGCAAATTCGGCCTTTCCGGGAAATCCTTTATTCCCATGCTCGTTTCCATGGGGTGCGGCGTTCCTGGAGTCATGGCGACCCGCACCATTGAGAACGAAAAGGACAGGCGCATGACTATCATGACCACCACGTTCATCCCCTGCGGGGCCAAAACTCCCATCATTGCCCTGATTGCCGGAGCCTTCTTCCCGGAAAATTCCTGGGTGGCTCCGGGAGCCTATTTCATCGGGGTGGGCGCCATCATCCTTTCCGGCCTTATTCTGAAAAAGACTGCCATGTTCGCCGGGGACCCCACTCCCTTCGTCATGGAACTTCCCATTTACCACATCCCGGCCTGGAAGAACGTCATCATTCATGCATGGGACCGCTGCAAGGCTTTCGTGCAAAAAGCCGGGACCGTCATCTTTGTGTCCAGCGCCCTGATCTGGTTCCTCTCCAGCTATAACTGGAAGGTGGATTCCGTAGAGCAGAATGACAGCATGCTGGCCTCCATCGGCAATGTGGCCGCGCCTGTCTTCCAGCCTCTGGGCTGGGGTGAATGGAAACCCACCATGGCTACCATTACCGGATTGATTGCCAAGGAAAACGTGGTAGGCACCTTCGGCGTCCTGTATGCGGACGGCAGTTCCGGGGAAGATGAAGCGGAAAAAACGGAGGACTCCCCCGAAACGCAGGAAATGTCCCCCGCCGGCCGGGAGCTCCAGGCATCCCTGGAGGAAGGTTCCGGAGAATCCGCTGCTGAAGCGGAAGAAGAGGAAGATGAAGATGCGGAAATCAGGGAAACCGGGGACCGCCTGGTCCAAGCGGGAGCCTTCACCTTCCTGAGCGCTTTCTCCTTCATGATTTTCAATCTTCTCTGCGCCCCCTGCTTCGCGGCCATGGGCGCTATCAGAAGGGAAATGAACAGCGCCAAATGGACCTTCTTCGCCATCGGCTACATGTGCGCCCTGGCGTACTGCCTGGCCTTCCTGATTTACCAGCTGGGAGCATGGCTTTATGCGGAAGCTTCCTTCGGCATCGGGCAGGGCATTGCCCTATTGCTCCTGCTGGGGTTCGTTTACCTAGTGGCAAAGAAACCTTATACAGCCTCCAAATAA
- a CDS encoding FeoA family protein, whose protein sequence is MTKHRTLRDALIGETVTVGKLAGEGPVRRRIMDMGVTKGTQIFIRKVAPLGDPIEVTVRGYELSIRKSEAENIHIH, encoded by the coding sequence ATGACCAAACATCGTACATTGAGAGATGCCCTCATCGGGGAAACCGTCACCGTCGGCAAACTGGCGGGGGAAGGCCCGGTCAGAAGACGCATCATGGACATGGGGGTTACCAAGGGAACGCAGATATTCATCCGCAAAGTCGCCCCTCTGGGAGATCCCATTGAAGTTACTGTCCGCGGGTACGAACTCTCCATTCGCAAATCGGAAGCGGAGAACATCCATATCCATTGA
- a CDS encoding FeoA family protein, producing the protein MTYQFDKTNFFPDLIHTRTMPLSMLNIGDIRQVNKIHGKDETRRFLESLGFVAGSTVSIVSENGGNFIINVKGSRIALSKALASKIFVA; encoded by the coding sequence TTGACTTATCAGTTTGATAAAACTAACTTCTTTCCGGATTTGATTCATACACGCACCATGCCACTCTCCATGCTCAACATCGGCGATATTCGCCAAGTCAACAAAATCCATGGCAAGGATGAAACCCGGCGTTTTCTAGAAAGCCTGGGCTTCGTTGCCGGGAGCACGGTCTCCATCGTTTCCGAAAACGGCGGTAATTTCATTATCAACGTCAAAGGCTCCAGGATTGCGCTCAGCAAGGCGCTTGCCAGCAAAATATTCGTTGCCTGA
- a CDS encoding cytochrome c peroxidase, with protein sequence MSKTCSFIKAGAILGGTVIVTAAVAPLFLPNQNVKPLTSAQAAEITAQTMNSKCADCHKPGTHISELVNTLSGGLLARHIRDGQRSYNMEEPPTAVTLSKLEHVLQINSMPPTSYTMVHWGSTLTLREKNAMLQWIKDERLKIFGDMVGEEYALSPLAPIPDALPTDPAKVALGYKLFHDVRLSTDNTVSCASCHSLEKAGTDNLPTSTGVRGQKGGINAPTVFNAAFHAKQFWDGRAANLQEQAGGPPLNPVEMGYEHPDDWKKIAAKLDQDTAFAAEFKKVYPQGFTGETITNAIAEYEKTLITPNSPFDRYLKGDENAISENAKKGYKLFLKLGCQTCHTGPAMGGQSFEYADLKGDFFAGRAKTNDDNGLMNFSKKESDRHRFRVPTLRNVELTWPYMHDASAQTLEEAITKMYHYQLGYDKLDKKEVRLLVAFLKTLTGEYNGKPVQGEVCPAS encoded by the coding sequence ATGAGCAAAACATGTTCCTTCATCAAGGCAGGAGCCATTCTGGGCGGCACGGTCATCGTGACGGCGGCTGTCGCCCCCCTGTTCCTGCCGAACCAGAATGTCAAGCCACTGACGTCCGCCCAGGCGGCGGAAATTACCGCACAGACCATGAATTCCAAATGTGCGGACTGCCACAAGCCCGGCACTCACATTTCCGAACTGGTCAATACTCTTTCCGGAGGCCTGCTGGCGCGCCATATCAGGGACGGGCAGCGCAGCTACAATATGGAAGAACCTCCCACTGCCGTCACCCTTTCCAAGCTGGAACATGTGCTTCAAATCAATTCCATGCCCCCCACTTCCTACACCATGGTGCACTGGGGCAGCACGCTCACTCTCCGGGAGAAAAACGCCATGCTCCAGTGGATCAAGGATGAGCGCCTGAAAATTTTCGGCGATATGGTAGGAGAGGAATACGCCCTTTCCCCTCTTGCCCCCATTCCGGACGCCCTCCCCACGGATCCGGCCAAAGTGGCCCTGGGCTACAAGCTTTTTCATGACGTGCGCCTTTCCACGGACAATACCGTTTCCTGCGCTTCCTGCCATTCCCTGGAAAAAGCCGGGACGGACAACCTGCCCACTTCCACCGGAGTCCGCGGCCAGAAAGGCGGCATCAATGCCCCCACCGTTTTCAATGCCGCTTTCCATGCCAAGCAATTTTGGGACGGACGCGCAGCCAACCTCCAGGAACAGGCCGGCGGACCGCCCCTGAATCCGGTGGAAATGGGGTACGAACATCCGGATGACTGGAAGAAGATCGCTGCCAAACTGGACCAGGACACCGCTTTTGCCGCAGAATTCAAAAAGGTTTACCCCCAGGGATTCACCGGAGAGACCATCACGAATGCCATCGCGGAATATGAAAAAACTCTTATCACGCCGAACAGCCCGTTTGACCGCTACCTGAAAGGGGATGAAAACGCCATCAGCGAGAACGCCAAAAAAGGTTACAAGCTTTTCCTGAAGCTTGGTTGCCAGACCTGCCACACCGGTCCCGCCATGGGAGGCCAGTCCTTTGAATACGCCGACCTCAAAGGCGATTTCTTTGCCGGACGCGCCAAGACCAACGACGATAACGGCCTGATGAATTTCTCCAAAAAGGAATCGGACAGGCACCGCTTCCGTGTTCCGACCCTCCGCAATGTGGAACTCACCTGGCCGTACATGCATGACGCCTCCGCACAGACTCTGGAGGAAGCCATTACGAAAATGTACCATTACCAGCTCGGTTACGATAAACTGGACAAGAAGGAAGTGAGACTTCTGGTGGCTTTCCTGAAGACGCTTACCGGAGAATACAACGGCAAACCCGTCCAGGGCGAAGTTTGCCCTGCCTCCTGA
- the lipA gene encoding lipoyl synthase, protein MERRNDNETAEGTERKPSWIKVRLPNGREFWDVKQLVEGKNLFTVCEEAHCPNRYECWNQGTATFMIAGERCTRACGFCATRTAKPGPLDPEEPQHVAEAVVHMKLRHAVITMVTRDDLPDGAAAHFAQVIRAVRKASPSTIIEVLASDLNEKPSSIQTLMAARPHIFGHNLETVERLTPIVRFRAQYRRSLRVLRMALECVDGKVSTKSGIMLGLGETEEELFRSMDDLLEHGVTVLTLGQYLRPSRNHLPVVKYVHPDDFARYEEVARSKGFRHVASGPLVRSSYHAANFTPEADVLEAINEDLRKAGEL, encoded by the coding sequence ATGGAACGCCGGAACGACAATGAGACTGCGGAAGGAACGGAACGCAAACCGTCGTGGATCAAGGTTCGTCTGCCCAACGGCCGGGAATTCTGGGACGTCAAGCAGCTTGTGGAAGGCAAAAACCTCTTCACCGTCTGTGAAGAAGCACACTGCCCCAACCGTTATGAATGTTGGAACCAGGGTACGGCCACGTTCATGATTGCCGGAGAACGGTGCACGCGCGCCTGCGGATTCTGCGCCACCCGCACGGCCAAGCCCGGCCCGCTGGATCCTGAAGAACCGCAGCACGTGGCGGAAGCCGTCGTGCACATGAAGCTGCGCCACGCCGTGATTACCATGGTCACCCGGGATGATTTGCCGGACGGCGCCGCCGCGCATTTCGCCCAGGTAATTAGGGCCGTCAGAAAAGCCAGCCCTTCCACGATCATTGAAGTGCTTGCCTCGGACTTGAATGAGAAGCCCTCCTCCATCCAGACGCTCATGGCGGCCCGTCCGCATATTTTCGGACACAATCTGGAGACGGTGGAACGCCTCACGCCCATTGTCCGCTTCCGCGCCCAGTACCGGCGGTCCCTGCGCGTTCTCCGGATGGCTCTGGAGTGCGTGGACGGCAAAGTGTCTACAAAGAGCGGCATCATGCTGGGCCTGGGGGAAACGGAAGAAGAGCTTTTCCGCTCCATGGACGATTTGCTGGAGCACGGCGTCACGGTCCTGACGTTGGGGCAATACCTGCGCCCCTCCCGCAACCATCTTCCGGTGGTCAAATACGTCCATCCGGATGATTTCGCCCGGTATGAGGAAGTTGCGCGCTCCAAAGGCTTCAGGCACGTGGCATCCGGGCCGTTGGTCCGCAGCTCCTACCATGCCGCCAATTTCACCCCGGAAGCGGATGTTCTGGAAGCCATTAACGAAGACCTGAGAAAGGCCGGCGAACTTTAG
- the tadA gene encoding tRNA adenosine(34) deaminase TadA has translation MITSVMMEMPGSDEWFMRQAMKESRKALVKGEVPVGAIVVKDGRVIGRGWNQVETLKDATAHAEMIALTAAQEALGDWRLEGCTLYVTKEPCPMCAGAIVHCRPDRVVFGCPDAKTGAAGGWINLLDSNPPLNHKCEVRPGVLGDECLLHLQEFFRAARLAAKERKKLSARLSSPPDENGE, from the coding sequence ATGATAACCTCCGTAATGATGGAAATGCCCGGTTCGGACGAATGGTTCATGCGCCAAGCCATGAAAGAATCCAGAAAGGCCCTCGTGAAAGGGGAAGTGCCTGTTGGAGCCATTGTGGTGAAGGATGGCCGCGTGATCGGCCGGGGCTGGAACCAGGTGGAGACGCTCAAGGATGCTACGGCCCATGCGGAGATGATTGCCCTGACGGCGGCACAGGAGGCTTTGGGCGACTGGAGGCTGGAAGGCTGCACCCTGTATGTCACCAAGGAGCCGTGCCCCATGTGCGCAGGAGCTATCGTCCACTGCCGTCCGGACCGCGTCGTTTTCGGCTGCCCGGATGCAAAAACCGGGGCTGCGGGGGGCTGGATCAATCTGCTGGATTCCAATCCGCCCCTGAACCATAAGTGCGAGGTGCGTCCCGGCGTACTGGGAGACGAGTGCCTGCTTCATCTCCAGGAGTTTTTCCGTGCGGCGCGTCTGGCGGCAAAAGAACGGAAAAAATTGTCTGCGCGTCTTTCTTCCCCTCCGGATGAAAACGGGGAATGA
- a CDS encoding ROK family protein → MSFSEPCALAVDFGGTSIKMGVTAGDRILATADRIPTAMFESPQAIIDAMIASARTLRGQFPSACVMGMGMPGWCDYQRGVLYQLTNVRVWDREIPVKEMMEQALGLPVVLDNDANCMAYAEWKLGAGRGMSSLVCLTMGTGIGGGIVVHDRMLRGRRLSAAELGQTSIHYQGKTGPFGSRGAIEEYIGNNELAAEAVKRYAGAGIIKTVDECTPRHLDEAARSGCPIALQLWEDTAEMLGCLIMNLMYTLVPDAFIIGGGVAKAGDLLMKPLLENLRKQLFPLLMEDLKILPARFGAEAGLLGAGAMAMDEFMGLGILERFKNQKSTQTFC, encoded by the coding sequence ATGAGCTTTTCAGAACCCTGTGCCTTGGCCGTTGATTTCGGCGGCACGAGCATCAAAATGGGCGTAACGGCGGGGGATCGTATTCTGGCGACGGCCGACCGCATCCCTACTGCCATGTTCGAAAGCCCGCAGGCAATCATTGATGCCATGATTGCGTCCGCCCGCACCCTGCGCGGACAATTCCCCTCCGCCTGTGTGATGGGCATGGGAATGCCGGGATGGTGTGATTACCAGCGGGGAGTGCTTTACCAGCTTACCAATGTGAGGGTCTGGGATAGGGAAATTCCGGTGAAAGAGATGATGGAGCAGGCCCTGGGCCTCCCCGTCGTGCTGGATAATGACGCCAACTGCATGGCTTATGCGGAATGGAAGCTTGGCGCCGGGCGCGGCATGTCCAGCCTGGTGTGCCTGACGATGGGAACGGGGATAGGCGGGGGAATCGTGGTGCATGACCGCATGCTGCGGGGAAGGCGGCTTTCCGCTGCGGAACTGGGCCAGACCAGCATTCATTACCAGGGGAAAACGGGACCGTTCGGCAGCCGGGGAGCCATTGAGGAATACATCGGCAACAACGAACTGGCGGCGGAGGCGGTTAAACGGTATGCCGGGGCGGGAATCATCAAGACGGTGGATGAATGCACGCCCAGGCATCTGGACGAGGCTGCCCGGTCCGGATGTCCTATAGCCCTTCAATTATGGGAAGATACGGCGGAAATGCTGGGCTGCCTGATCATGAACCTGATGTATACGCTGGTGCCGGACGCCTTCATCATCGGGGGCGGTGTGGCCAAGGCAGGGGATTTGTTGATGAAGCCGCTGCTGGAGAACCTCAGGAAACAGTTGTTTCCTCTCCTGATGGAGGATTTGAAAATTCTGCCTGCCAGATTTGGAGCGGAGGCGGGGTTGCTGGGAGCGGGAGCCATGGCGATGGATGAATTCATGGGGCTGGGGATTTTGGAACGGTTTAAGAACCAGAAATCAACGCAGACTTTTTGTTAG
- a CDS encoding heavy metal translocating P-type ATPase, producing MSTEHSHEHFPEGASCCSGSCGSGSCCCSGDAIGPVPAVLGIALFISALAAGGDSLAGMAAYVGSYLLIGWDVLKAAFLGMMRGRAINENFLMSIASLGAMFLGDYSEAVGVMLFYRVGEYLQERAVGSSRRSVSELMSLRPEAVHVKKAGAVDDVPPSEVLPGSLIEVRPGERVPLDGVVTGGCSVLDTSAMTGESLPVEAGSGSSVLAGYINGQGVLEVCTERDWRHSALARVQELVEAASGRKSPLEGRLSSFSRIYTPLVISIAALVFLLYPLVTGGSWADGLFRALVLLVISCPCALVLSIPLGFFAGIGRAARQGILLKGSNYLDALRKVKTVVFDKTGTLTEGVFSVDEVLPRDGVSPEELLYWAAHAELSASHPLGRSIVKAYEGTLFPDRVAELVEVTGGGVSARVEGRPVLVGKKSFLQEAGVRTEEGEDRGVTVYAALDGILLGCLRLSDRVKPGAERAVRKLRELGVSNLVMLTGDSSSAGTEVGLKLGMDGVFCGLMPAGKLEHVRRLKPETGLLAFVGDGMNDAPSLAAADIGIAMGGVGSDTALQAADVVVMKGDPLAVPLGMMLSQATERIIVQNIVLILGVKILVMVLGILGLAGMWAAVMADVGVCLLAVGNSMRIFRVKLDM from the coding sequence ATGAGCACGGAACATTCCCACGAACATTTTCCGGAAGGTGCTTCCTGTTGTTCCGGAAGCTGCGGTTCTGGAAGCTGTTGCTGCTCCGGAGACGCCATCGGGCCTGTTCCCGCCGTGCTGGGCATTGCCCTGTTCATCAGTGCGCTGGCGGCGGGCGGCGATTCCCTGGCCGGTATGGCCGCCTACGTGGGCTCCTACCTGCTGATAGGCTGGGATGTACTGAAGGCCGCCTTTCTGGGGATGATGCGCGGCCGCGCCATCAATGAAAATTTTCTGATGAGTATTGCTTCCCTGGGGGCGATGTTCCTGGGGGATTATTCCGAGGCGGTGGGGGTGATGCTGTTCTACCGCGTGGGAGAGTACCTTCAGGAACGTGCGGTGGGCAGCTCCCGCCGGTCCGTAAGCGAACTGATGAGTCTGAGGCCTGAGGCCGTCCATGTGAAAAAAGCCGGAGCCGTAGATGACGTTCCTCCTTCCGAGGTTCTGCCCGGCTCCCTGATTGAAGTGCGCCCCGGCGAACGCGTTCCGTTGGACGGTGTGGTAACGGGAGGCTGCTCCGTGCTGGATACCTCCGCCATGACCGGGGAATCCCTGCCGGTGGAAGCCGGATCCGGAAGCTCCGTGCTGGCGGGGTACATCAACGGGCAGGGTGTGCTGGAAGTGTGTACGGAGCGGGACTGGCGGCATTCCGCCCTGGCGCGGGTCCAGGAACTGGTGGAAGCCGCATCAGGCCGCAAATCCCCTCTGGAGGGGAGGCTGTCCTCATTTTCCCGCATTTATACGCCGCTGGTGATTTCCATAGCCGCTCTGGTATTTTTGCTTTATCCCCTTGTGACGGGCGGAAGCTGGGCGGACGGTCTGTTCCGCGCCCTGGTCCTGCTGGTGATTTCCTGCCCCTGCGCGCTGGTGCTGTCCATCCCGCTGGGCTTTTTTGCCGGAATAGGGAGAGCGGCGCGGCAGGGGATTTTGCTGAAAGGGAGCAACTATCTGGATGCCCTGCGGAAGGTGAAGACGGTGGTGTTTGACAAAACCGGAACCTTGACGGAAGGCGTTTTTTCCGTGGATGAAGTGCTTCCCCGTGACGGCGTTTCCCCGGAGGAACTGCTGTACTGGGCGGCCCATGCGGAACTCTCCGCCTCCCATCCGCTGGGGCGTTCCATTGTGAAGGCATATGAAGGGACTCTGTTTCCGGACCGCGTGGCGGAACTGGTGGAGGTGACGGGCGGCGGCGTTTCAGCCCGCGTGGAAGGGAGACCGGTTCTGGTGGGGAAAAAGTCTTTTCTTCAAGAGGCCGGCGTAAGGACGGAGGAGGGAGAAGACCGTGGCGTGACCGTTTATGCGGCGTTGGACGGCATACTTCTGGGATGCCTCCGCCTGTCTGACCGCGTCAAGCCGGGAGCGGAGCGTGCGGTGCGGAAATTGAGGGAACTGGGCGTTTCCAACCTGGTCATGCTGACGGGGGATTCTTCTTCCGCCGGAACGGAAGTGGGGCTTAAGCTGGGGATGGACGGGGTATTCTGCGGGCTGATGCCTGCCGGCAAGCTGGAGCATGTGCGCCGGCTGAAACCTGAAACGGGGCTGCTTGCCTTTGTGGGGGACGGTATGAATGACGCCCCTTCCCTCGCTGCTGCCGACATCGGAATTGCCATGGGCGGCGTAGGGTCCGATACGGCTCTTCAGGCGGCTGACGTAGTGGTGATGAAGGGAGATCCTTTGGCTGTTCCGCTGGGGATGATGCTTTCCCAAGCCACAGAGCGCATCATTGTGCAGAACATCGTTCTTATTTTGGGCGTCAAAATTCTGGTCATGGTGCTGGGTATTCTGGGGCTGGCTGGGATGTGGGCCGCCGTGATGGCGGATGTGGGCGTCTGCCTGCTTGCGGTGGGCAACTCCATGCGTATTTTCCGGGTGAAGCTGGACATGTGA
- the rho gene encoding transcription termination factor Rho: protein MTEELDNTPSPAGDIPQETLPKPLPAPEETAGEQPAAAPEENRGNAVREEEEAAPVLEQIDINELRKRPLNDLQEMAEGLPIRNAASLTKSQLVFELGKQLLAKGHEVVVSGVMEQAKDNYAMLRDPVKSFRTSPDDIYLGGNLIKPLHLRVGQQIKVRLRKLRPHDKYLSAASVISVEDIPAEDYRARSDFERLTPLFPKERLLLENKGVNSAAMRVLDLMTPFGKGQRGLIVAPPRGGKTVLLKTIARSIRANYPEVELIVLLLDERPEEVTDFEETVDAPVFASTFDEPSRRHAQVSDLVIERAKRLVEMGRDVVILLDSLTRLARGYNANQTGGRIMSGGLGSNALEKPRKFFSAARNVEEGGSLTIIATCLVDTESRMDEVIFEEFKGTGNLEIRLDRELSERRIYPAISLSQSGTRNDDRLYNEQEFVKIMQLRRQLAMKPGWEGLQTLLQNISKTQNNAELLLTGLR from the coding sequence ATGACTGAAGAACTCGACAACACCCCTTCCCCCGCCGGAGATATTCCGCAGGAAACCCTCCCCAAGCCCCTGCCCGCGCCGGAAGAAACCGCCGGGGAACAGCCGGCTGCCGCTCCGGAGGAAAATAGAGGAAACGCAGTCCGGGAGGAGGAGGAAGCAGCCCCTGTTCTGGAGCAGATTGACATCAATGAACTGCGGAAACGCCCCCTGAACGATCTTCAGGAAATGGCGGAAGGGCTGCCCATCCGGAACGCGGCCTCCCTCACCAAGTCCCAGCTGGTTTTTGAATTGGGGAAACAGCTTCTGGCAAAGGGCCATGAAGTCGTAGTTTCCGGGGTCATGGAACAAGCCAAGGATAATTACGCCATGCTGAGGGATCCGGTGAAAAGTTTCCGCACCTCTCCGGATGATATTTATCTGGGCGGCAATCTCATCAAACCCCTGCATCTCCGCGTAGGCCAGCAGATCAAGGTCAGGCTGCGCAAATTGCGGCCTCATGACAAGTACCTTTCTGCAGCCTCCGTCATCAGCGTGGAGGACATCCCTGCGGAAGACTACCGGGCGCGCAGCGATTTTGAACGCCTCACCCCCCTCTTCCCCAAGGAACGCCTCCTTCTGGAAAACAAGGGGGTCAATTCCGCCGCCATGCGCGTGCTGGACCTCATGACGCCCTTCGGCAAAGGGCAGCGCGGCCTGATTGTGGCCCCCCCGCGCGGAGGAAAAACCGTTCTTCTGAAAACAATCGCCCGTTCCATCAGGGCCAATTATCCGGAAGTGGAACTGATTGTGCTGTTGCTGGACGAACGTCCGGAGGAAGTAACGGATTTTGAAGAAACCGTGGATGCTCCGGTATTCGCCTCCACTTTTGACGAACCTTCCCGGCGCCATGCCCAGGTTTCCGATCTGGTTATCGAACGGGCCAAACGCCTGGTGGAAATGGGCAGAGACGTCGTCATCCTGCTGGATTCCCTCACCAGGCTGGCCCGCGGCTACAATGCCAACCAGACGGGAGGACGCATCATGTCCGGCGGCCTGGGGTCCAATGCATTGGAAAAACCGCGCAAATTCTTTTCCGCGGCGCGCAATGTGGAAGAAGGAGGCAGCCTGACCATCATCGCCACATGCCTGGTAGACACGGAATCAAGAATGGACGAAGTGATTTTTGAAGAATTCAAGGGAACGGGCAATCTGGAAATCCGCCTGGACCGGGAACTTTCCGAACGGCGCATTTATCCGGCCATTTCCCTTTCCCAGAGCGGCACCCGCAATGACGACAGGCTGTATAACGAACAGGAATTCGTCAAAATCATGCAATTGCGCCGCCAGCTCGCCATGAAACCGGGCTGGGAAGGCCTTCAGACTCTCCTGCAAAATATCTCCAAGACACAGAATAACGCGGAACTTCTGCTGACGGGGCTGCGGTAA
- the coaE gene encoding dephospho-CoA kinase (Dephospho-CoA kinase (CoaE) performs the final step in coenzyme A biosynthesis.), with protein sequence MKTLIVTGGIATGKSTFIRLLMEAGGARLRLFDCDAEAGRLLDGGTLKAPLSSVFGPASVDSSGKADRHFLRELVFRNPESRRTLEGIIHPLLHQECLAQMLAARQNTEVDGFVIDVPLFFETSARYCQDAVCVVAVSRGTQKTRLAIRNGFREDMIEAILAAQRPIMEKVAAADFVIWNEGPPDLLRQQTQRLYQHFFHD encoded by the coding sequence ATGAAAACCCTGATTGTTACCGGAGGAATAGCCACCGGGAAATCTACATTCATCCGTCTGCTGATGGAGGCGGGAGGCGCGCGCCTGCGCCTGTTTGACTGTGATGCGGAGGCGGGCAGATTGCTGGATGGCGGTACGCTGAAAGCCCCCCTCTCCAGCGTCTTCGGCCCAGCCAGCGTAGACTCCTCCGGAAAGGCTGACAGGCATTTTCTGCGGGAGCTTGTTTTCCGGAATCCGGAAAGCCGCAGAACGCTGGAAGGGATCATTCACCCCCTGCTGCATCAAGAATGTCTTGCGCAAATGCTGGCGGCGCGTCAGAATACGGAGGTGGACGGGTTTGTCATTGACGTGCCCCTGTTTTTTGAAACTTCGGCGCGCTATTGCCAAGATGCCGTGTGCGTGGTGGCTGTTTCCAGGGGAACGCAGAAAACCCGCCTGGCTATCAGGAATGGATTCCGGGAGGATATGATTGAAGCCATTCTGGCGGCCCAGCGGCCTATCATGGAAAAAGTGGCTGCGGCCGACTTCGTCATCTGGAATGAAGGCCCCCCGGACCTGCTCCGCCAGCAAACCCAAAGACTTTACCAACATTTTTTTCATGACTGA